Sequence from the Asterias amurensis chromosome 14, ASM3211899v1 genome:
taacccaaaacgaggcgatgagcgcagccactgcaagtgatgggggacttgCGCCCATAGCcccattttgggtaagaattatgacgtcatgcataaatattaagagaggcgtatgggaGCCAAAGCAATGAAAACCTGCACGGGTGTACGCGCTGCACATGGCCCTCAGCCAATAACATGTCTTCATTGACCTctttgagggcgctgtttatggcttctgacgtcataatatgCAAGGGAGTTTATCGGTTGACTGACGCAAATTAACCCCTCATCAGCTAGTCCAATTATATTGCGATTAGTCTGCACAACTCAGTTTGCGTGTGACACTTAGCTGCCTTATTCTGTAAGTATATGTGATACCAGCGAACGAGTGGTGAGGTGCCATAATGGCTCACTGCGAAGGAATGTTGCAGGAGAAAAACCTGTTGATATTTCTCTTTGGAATCCTCGTGTGGTTTTACCCGCTATCCTGCTGGTGCCTCGATCTCACAGGTGAGTGTTTAATTGACGGGAAAATAGTTTTGGGAACGCAACAAAGGCAAAGTATGCCTTCAATTTTCGGAATCGTCccataatgttttaaaatgtaataaggcaaaaaaatcatttaaaacgtcgcgtttttgagatgtcgCCGAAACTTCGGAAAGAttttatgtccacgcaggatcGAAGAGTAAACTTTAGGATACACTAGAAGCGTTAATCTCTGATTCAAATTATGTGACATAAAAACCTCTATCTTTTTAAgataggttttcccggccaatttcagcaataaatcattcaatttcattaccatgcattcaaattcacgcaTTTTCCCCTAATACTCTCAAACTAtagggtttctttttagctctTAATGTACTCAATTTCGTTTTCGTGCACACACGATTGCATTTTTCTCGTTCAGATTCGCTTCAGTCTTTCTATTTCATTTATAGGTattcaagactacactttgaccattcttaagttgaatttctaccattcttaaaggcagtggacactattggttattactcaaaataattattagcataaaaccttacttggtagcgagtaattgggagaggttgatgatataaaacattgtgagaaacggctccctctgaagtggagtagttttcgagaaagaagtaattttccacgaatttgatttcgagacctgaagtttagaatttgaggtctcgaaatcaaccatctaaacgcacacaacttcgtgtgacaagggtgttttttctttcatagttatctcgcaactccgatgaccactcgagctcaaattttcacaggtttgttattttatgcacatgttggggtacaacaagtgagaagactggtcttgacatttaccaatagtgtacactggctttaagttgaatttctactaCCTATTTACAATTGATGCATTCAAATAAGGACTCACCGAAGCGAACATGATTTTGctgagttttctttttcatttatgtGCAACGAATTTCAACTTCTTTGCATCCAAATTAAAGATGAGTTATGCATGGCTTAATGAGTAAACTAGAAATTAAAGTTCCTTTACGAGCTCACAAATACATTTTGTAAGAGGTGTTTCCATGTACTTTACATTTTAtatcatttgtttttctaattgatTTAATTGTTCCTTTTGCTTTGTTACCCTTAAAGTTAAAGCCTGTACGAGATAactttgaaaagaaaactaaatcTTTTACTTTAGCCTTGAGATTTTGTTGCACTGGTATTTatgttgttgtctttgtttctgCTAATGTCAGAACACGTAAAATTAGAAGTTAACAAGTTTTTTAACGAAACAAAAAGCTTAAAATTATAAGGGGTCgttgaaaaatttaaaaaacaaattaatctcAATGTTGTCTTGCTCTGTATACCGACCACGGGCAGTCATTTTTTATTCAAAACCGTTGGGCTTTAAAGTCAAACCAGTGTAGAAATGAGTTTTCACTGAAAACATCTGCCTTTATTATAGGCACATAACAtatgaatttgaatgcaaacattTGGAAAAACTGTTGCCcactaatgaaattgaatggttgaccagctcttgctgctggctttaccgaaattgaatgagtcttgcggcctgatgaaattgaatgattttatttgaccagtgaatgcttaaagtcacctggaaatagatttctttttctttcaaacataagagtttatgcttacgaacaataaaacaatttttttcagtaattgtttgtcacgatttatacgtttaaaaaatatacaaagttgtttgggggactgactccgcctaccccttttgtgacgtcaatcgaggcagactttgcctgcaatgcgtatagtaaacatacgtgcaaagtacatgtacgtccaagtcgtgagttggtacatttcaaaaagtgtttttctgcattcagcagcaatacacctggtcggcattgccggaaaaaaacaaaaaaatatctttttttgaaacgtacaaacttatgacttggtccgtacatgtgctttgcaattgtgtttactctacgcattacaggcaaagtctgcctcgattgacgtcacgaacagcgccctctcgggtcggggtctactcttaaatttgtaaataacataagaactgattttttaaaaccttagttaactgtttattcaaattccactcatcaaaacacatatattagtggcaaaagctttattttgaaaaaataccacttccaggtgactttaacttttGAAATTGAATAACTCTTTTTGACCCTTGAATGCtgagttatatttttattttttcggaCTAAACAATTGAACAAGCACCGTCCAGGGAAGTGCAAAAGTCAAAAAGATGTGCTCTCCCAGCCCAGACCAAGCTCATAAAAAGCACACTACGGCTAATAAGACAATCATTATACTTGTCTTATTTGTTTTCAGCTTAAACTGTTCTGCCATCTTGTCGCTTTTATTTCAAACTCGTTGTGTCGAGTATTATGTTCATCTGTAATTTTGTCTGTTCGTTTGTCTGTCTGGTTGTCTTGTTTTCCTGTCTGTCTTTTATAGGTcttctcggtcaaattcagaaaatgagcagccaatttaattttcatgctttcgaattaaagctgttttgcctctccagttgtcactgcgtttcaaattcggaattcggccattcaatttcatgcttaccaaaacggccccgtacactgtaaaaaaattacCGTAATTTTACGGTGAAAAGTACGTAAATAGCTACAGTGTTTTACCGTAACGAGATTTTTCCATGACTTTACGGTGCAACCCCGTAAATACCGGCTCGCAATGCACCAtgggattgtttaaaaaaattaccgtAATTTTTACGGTGATAACGACATTTTTCAATGACTTTACGGTGCAACCCCGTAAATACCGGCTCGCAATGCACCAtgggattgtttaaaaaattattacCGAAATTTTTACGGTGAAAAGTACGGTGGAACCCGTAAATAATGGCTCGCAATGCACCATGGGATTGTTAAACAAAATCACCGTAATTTTTACGGTGAAAAGTACGCAAACATCTACGgtgtattttatatataaaaccATTTCCTTGACTGTACGGTGTAACCCCGTTAATACCGGCTCGCCATGCACCATGGGATTGTCTAAATGTCTATATTTTGACGGTGAATTACCATTATCGCTTTTGCTCGCCAGCCTTTTACGGCCAAAATCCGTATCTGGGCACACCAAAAGAACTTTAGGGATCATCGCGCACGCGCAATGCTTATGAGGAAGTTCAGGCGGGGCGACTAGAATAACTAGATTTACCCACTTTTTTGTACTCTATTGTACAATCCCGTGCTCATGGGTTATTACTTAAAGGTAtgatacatcattggttttggtTCTGAAAACAATGAGTTCATTCCAATTCCAGTCGTCTAGTTTTCAAAACACCCATCATTGGTAACCTGTTAAGGTTTCTATTTCATCAGTTATTCTATGTGGAAGTTTATATTGTGTTATGAAGACCACTAAATGCAGCGTCTGAATTCGAACAGTGCAAATCGAAAGCAGTTGTTGCCTTTTGATGGTGTTCAGAACTTTTCTTGAATATCAGCATTTAAGATGGAACTATTTTGAAGGGAGATTATTATCTCATTTGCAGTTTTATGATGAAAATTATTTAGAATTATATTTCTTGccaaattattttgataattaGCAAAGCTGTATCGTACCTTTAACATAATGGTTATTTTCGTGTAATACACCGTACAAATCACGGCACTCTGTAACCTCGTGTACGGTTTTACACCGTATTGACAGCCTTATCACCGTAAAAATCACGCCACACCGTAACTTCATGTACGCTTCGCACCGTATATTGACAGCTTTCTCACCGTGAAAATCACGGCACACCGTAACTTCGTGTACGGTTTACACCGTAAACTGACAGCTTTCTCACCGTGAAAATCACGGCACACCGTAACTTCGTGTACGGTTTGCAACGTAAAAATTACGGGAATCGGTTGGCATCTCGCTGCACAACCGATTCCCGTAAATTTTACGggaatttttttacagtgtactctattcatttatttatgtttactgattatgttttgctttactccgcaatacatgtaactgtcgtTATTCTTTTGTGAGAGtaaggaaataaatgtattcttgaatttaattgaaaatgATTGTGTCTCCATCCAACAAATggattttataaataattagtCATGTTCATTTCAGCGTTGGACCTCAGTGGGATGCAAGCCAGCCAGATCTCGTCCTACCAAAATAATTCAGCCGATCGAGCAATTGACGGAAACCAAAGCACAAACTTCTTTGATTGGTCTTGCTCCTCTACGGGTAGGTGTAAACAAGTTTTTggagacctgataaaatttgtgtcCACTCGTGGCCACCAAAACGAAatacacaattgaataccaaccacccttgtgtgctaatacccaaattttgagcCACCGCTATTGACCGGAAAGTCGCAAAAAATGTGAAAGTTAGTAACAatgctatgatatttccatgtaaacaccacaaacggtgaatgaaaaaatgtataattattcacaattcttgtctccaatgattaaactttacacgaaggcaacagtGCTGAGTAGCGGTACCACCGTCGCCTtatgtacaaagagatctaatcgtGGTCACTAATCGGCCGTCATGcaggaggtctcctatctttttccactggtcagacaggggcattgtccgGGTTTTCTTTTGCTCTGCGGTTTGGCGGGCCGTTCATACTCCttttcttccttcctccatggttgcacCAGGAACTGACGAGGGCCTAGCAAAAAAGTCCCCGTTTAGAGCAAATAGCAGTTAAAGTGAAACTTATGATTTTCAGTATGGCTGTATTAAGAGATTCTGTTCCCCTAATAGGAAATTACATAGTAAAGAGGAAGAAGATTCACGAGAGGGCGGTACCTGAAAGGGTCTAACTTCGTGGAAACACTTATTATAGCTAGTCACACCCGCGGTGTTTTTAAATGTGATTCTGCACCATCGATACCTTTGGGTTTCAGACAATATTGTCCTCGGTTTATGTGATTCATGCCTTAATCCCCCTATTATAATTATTCATGTTGCAGATTACAATGCCCATCCGTGGTGGAAGGTGGACCTGGGAGCAAACCACTGCCTCGGTCGTATCACCCTTGTCAACAGAGGAGATTCTGATTGTAAGTTCTAAAACGTTAAAACTTTAGAATTTGAAGATATCAAGGAAGAAGTATATGTGGTAACCAGCTAGAATAATTATAACCGTATCACTCGAGCCggtgttttagcattatttttgtaCGGTACTAAAGATAACTCTGACCAGTAGATCTTATCGTAAACAATGACAAAATATAAACGAGGGTACTACTGTTATGCACAAAATTAATGTAGTTAACGGAAGCCATTAAAATTAGTTGGCAAATATTATTTGTACAGATTATCATGTAAAACGAGGCTtatattaaacaataaataatcatcagttgaagtaaatttaatcaagaGTTAAATTTCCATTGGCAGACGAACGACTGAATGCCGCCGTGGTTAGGGCAGGCATTCAGGGCGACATTTTCAACAACGCCGCGTGTGGGTTACCAGTGACACAAGACCAAGCGTCGATCCCTGGGGCACACTTACAGTTTGTATGTGACCCGCCCGTGATTTCCCGGTTCGTCAGTGTGGACGACGGTTTTCATGTGAGCGGACCAGATAACAACTTCCTAACACTTTGCGAAGTGATGGTTGAAGAGTACCCCACGGGACACTGCCCTCAATCAACAAGTAAGAACATTTATAACAAGAAAATGAATAATGACAAAGCACGGTTTTCTGATCTTCTTGTAGTTAACCATTCTCATAAATTGAGGAAATCtacaacaaatatttttctttattcaGTGACATCGTCTTAATAATGGTAAACTCACTCTGTGACATTATTTGCCAGAATTGGTTCTTGGAATGTAACATTGCGTAATTGCGTTAGGGTATTTGTCAGCtgtttgtttgaattacagCTTTATTATGTGCTGTATGTCGGTTGCTTAATTTTTCGGCGGTCTTATTTGTTAAGGGATTTGGCGTCTATTGTTACTACTTCCGTCAAAGATGCAAAGATCTCGGAGAAGGGCTTTTATTTTTGCGAACAACCAAAGCATGTTCTCGCTTTCTACTACTTTGTTTTCTAATTTTATTCGACAGCTACTCTAACTGAAACAGATATGTCTACAGCTGCAATGATCGTGGACCCGTCGTTCTCCATCTCCTGCATGTTCACATTGATGTTTGTGGACAAACAAATCACCAACGCACGCCCTCTGTCGGTCCTTGACATGAAGTCGATGTTGCGCTGTTTCCAGCGGTGTTTGAGGATGGAAAACGAGTGTTGGTCTATCGACTACGTCATGACTTCTGGTCAGTGCAGGCTCTACGACGTAAAGGCTGGAGACTTGAAGGCAGATGATCAGCCTCGCTGCTTGGTGTATGCAGTAGTCCGTGGCTAGGCCAGTAATGCAATAATATTGCATTATACGCGTTatttgttgttaaaggcagtggacactattggtaattgtcaaagactagccttcacagttggtgtatctcaacataagcataaaataacaaacctgtgaaaatttgagctcaatcggtcatcgaacttgcgagataataatgaaagaaaaacaccctacccttgtcacacgaagttgtgtgcgtttagatggttgatttcgagacctcaagttctaaatctgaggtctcgaaatcaaattggtggaatacttctttctctaaaactaatggcacttcagagggagccgtttctcacaatgttttataccatcaacctctccccattactcatcaccaagtaaggttttatgccaataattattttgagtaattaccaatagtgtccactgcctttaaatgaatatAATTTGTAATACAGCATCAAGCGCGAAGtcaattatattaaaaaaaaaaattattaataaaactTTTAGTAAAAGAGTAAACTAAGTTTTCAATATTAGTTTTGTAATTTACATTATATCGGCCTACTACTACTAGGCCTGTCTGTAGGATTGTGATTGCCTTTTATATCATCCTTTGTTATGATTGCATCTTGGTGGATCATCCGCTGTTGTTTGGTCATGTTATATAattaacacacacaaaaaaaagatttataaataaattcaaaatcttttttttagttgtggtaaaaaaactaaaagaaaTACCCTTGGCACAACCACTTTTTGATTTAATATGaaatattatcttcaagtacgcactAATCCTCCAACCAGATTGGCAGAACggagccttgtgaacttgtcaaattctgCTTGAAaagtgaacttgtcaaattttgcttgaaaaaaatcttcaacttgtgaacttatcaaattttgcttgaaaaagtctacaacttgtgaacttgtcaaattttgcttgaaaaaatctgtaaggctataataataatagccttgtgaacttatcaaattttgctttaaaaagtctaCAACTTGTgagcttgtcaaattttgcttgaaaaaatctataaggctataataataatagccttgtgaacttgtaaaattttgcttgaaaaaatttTACAAGGCTAAACTTGATGaactttcaaattttgcttgaaaaagtctacacttgtcgaattttgcttaaaaaatctACTGCCTTTTGAACTTGTCAAatcattttgcttgaaaaagtttacaaggccttcggtgtaggcctacctgtcaaattttgttttcagttagtGGCTCAAATTGGTTATAATattttggtattttttattaaagttaAACAAAGTTTAAGTAAATTTGTGCAAAGATTTAGTCAGAGTGACGACCAGGCTTTCAGGGGAATCAAAGTCTTgccgaaaccagcgtggtgatcaacCTTAGAACCCTTCAGGGACTTGCCGTCCCGGTCCCTCCTTTACTCTCCCACACAGTAAATCATCCACACCTAATTTGGGGATAGATATGACCAGCATGACGGACCCCATCCCCAATCCATTACTGGtgcaagcagtaaaagtcatgtccacCTGGTACGGGTAggatttttttcccagcattatcatggttaaacaaaatcatgtaatattattatttctttgttttttggcaTCTTTGTGAGTGACAACTTTTGTAATGTTCTAgggattattttaaacaaatttaaagcgaTTTTTATTTAGTAGGGGTGAGGGATGTGGTGTGGTTCTTCTTCAtcctttaaagtgctgcttcagaaaatttgaagattaccgCACTGTGGCTGGGCGCGCGCGTGAAACCATGGGACCGTAAGCCAATCAGCTGCAAAATATGGGGGATAATGTTTGTTGAATTTCATTGTTTATCCTGTTGCGCTTGGTATTTTTAACCAGAAGTAATCCAAATCACCAGGTGCATTCATTAATACAACTCATTAACTTTACGCGGGAGACTCTACAATCTGCCGACAGAGGGCGCGATTCCTATTTAAATACCTAGTCAGATACCCTAAACCAAATTCAACGCTGAACGTATAGATGAAGTCAAGCTTGATAAATCACGTGTGTCCCATTCAGAAACGCATGCGGGATtagaatttctcaaaaacatggaCGGAGAGGAGTCATTTGCTTCTTCGAGAGAATTTTGCCCGCATTTGGCTCCATTTTACCGTTTCCTGAAAGAGGAACGGTAGTTATGATATGCAAGACATGTCTAcacaaagtaaatgcaaaaagtaagttttgaaTATTATATATTTCTTGTGGAAACCGGAGCTTGTAAAATTGTGTGTGATACTGATAGCCCCTTGACTTGAACTTGTGTGCGTTATTTgtaaaaggggtaggcggggtCGGGACGTGGCCAAGGAGGTGGTGGGAGAGGAGGCTGATGCATGATCGCGACTCTCAGACTTCGAATTTTAAATACATTCATGCAAATTCAGCTCAATGACTTGAGTCTTTTAtaggtaaaaaaatatatattaaaaatggttttttttttagtataaaaaaatacttataaataaaatgtttagaTTAGACTAAgttttcaatattatttattttgtaatttacatTATATCGGCCTACTACTACTAGGGAGTCCGGCACTTTTGAGGTTTTTCCAGAGCACCTACACAAAATTATTGATATCAATGGAAAGCTTGTCCCATGAGTAATGtgatagtaaaaaaattattgccATAGGTTCATTATTCACAAAGTTATGCTCGTTTAAACATtgctttttggggggagggtgTCTGTCATATATttgaatcaatttttttttagcgcACATACACACAATTGGTATCAAAGGAAAGCTTGTCCTATTTGtaagttgatagtaaaaaaaaatactgccaTAGGTTCATTATTCACAAAGTAATGCtcgtttaaagttttttttttttttttttggggggggggggtcttcatgtaattcaaatttattaatttcaacatTTGTTAAAACCAGGGACAAAGCACTTGACAACAAAATTGGTCGATCCATTCCTGCACGAtaagtttcaaaataaataaataaataaattttaaacatGAGTCATGAGTGTTAATCTGATGTCacttttgagtaattttgtttgttttgtgtccttTGTTGTTCCCTTGATAATAAAACCATGATAaaacactataaaaaaaattaaaaaataataattgacgATGTGCTTCAAGTTTAATTACTGTTTCTCCATTGAGGATGTTCTGTGGGACCAGCAaccaaatttaattttaaagtttaacCACGTAACCATGGCGTAATCGCTAACACGCAGTTCAAAATGGAGGGGCTGTAATACTTGCCGTCAACCTGCCGTCAATTCGCTTGGTGCTGTCAACTAAGCTCTTACTGTCAACTTGCCGTTTACTCCTccaatataaatttaaaatccACAGAAGAGGCAGAgaactgaaaatatttgttaCATTTCAGTTCTATAATTGAGTTTTTCCCTCGCGAAAAATCTCAATCAGCAAAGCCGTCGACCGACATCTTGCTTTTCACTTAACTTGCACAGgatggacaacagagggcgctttcctgcacATGGAATAGTCTTAGCTCAAGACGTTAATGATCGTTACCGTGAATATCAACTTCGTCCTCATAGTTTACTTTTTAAACCATCTTGACAAGCACCCTTTTAGCAACCGCTCGACACATCCCGGGGACGAGGTTGTGTTAATCATATAGTCGGttgcgcgatggtcgcgcgagggaaatcttgcgcgcgatcctaagactgaggcctaaaaactgtgtcttgttatgattgcgcgtcaagatttccatcgcgcgaccgactataaaccgacACTTATGTACATCGCTTCCTGTAATTTGCTCACTGACGTCTTCTGCCAAGACTAATCAAATACTGCCATCTGCGTAGTGGTTGTGTTGACGGCGGCTTGACGACAAATAGTAGAACAGAATATGGAAAActcaaaatgataaaaatggaGTCTGGACCTGCCTCCAAAAGATGGGCATGCGCTAAAATGCGCCAGCGTTTACAACAAAACTTATGGATTCATTTTGTAGCGGTGACCCTAACACATATGATGATACCCCTATTGGACTTTATTTGGTTTTAGATTTTCAGTAATCAACGAAATGAAATGAACCTGACACCAATCTGgaacaaattttacaaa
This genomic interval carries:
- the LOC139947524 gene encoding uncharacterized protein, which codes for MAHCEGMLQEKNLLIFLFGILVWFYPLSCWCLDLTALDLSGMQASQISSYQNNSADRAIDGNQSTNFFDWSCSSTDYNAHPWWKVDLGANHCLGRITLVNRGDSDYERLNAAVVRAGIQGDIFNNAACGLPVTQDQASIPGAHLQFVCDPPVISRFVSVDDGFHVSGPDNNFLTLCEVMVEEYPTGHCPQSTTAMIVDPSFSISCMFTLMFVDKQITNARPLSVLDMKSMLRCFQRCLRMENECWSIDYVMTSGQCRLYDVKAGDLKADDQPRCLVYAVVRG